A genomic region of Arachis stenosperma cultivar V10309 chromosome 9, arast.V10309.gnm1.PFL2, whole genome shotgun sequence contains the following coding sequences:
- the LOC130947491 gene encoding uncharacterized protein LOC130947491, whose product MDTEDFSFPRISENYSYHGIDSPPLWNLSPATASPNPYKGNYDKEHCFETKVVTSNKRERGEEDQMDLLWEDFNEELTATTIGSASAVSFSTELVEFRCATAFTLAKKSNGALVHSSNNRHGMVVIVKVLKKLFFNNNSHGKSTRRVL is encoded by the coding sequence ATGGATACAGAAGACTTCAGCTTCCCTAGAATTTCTGAGAATTATTCATATCATGGCATTGATTCACCTCCTTTATGGAATCTATCACCAGCAACAGCCTCTCCTAACCCCTACAAAGGAAATTATGATAAAGAACACTGCTTTGAAACAAAGGTAGTGACATCAAATAAGCGAGAGAGGGGTGAAGAGGATCAAATGGATTTGTTGTGGGAAGATTTCAATGAGGAGTTGACTGCGACAACGATAGGTTCTGCTTCTGCTGTCTCTTTCTCAACAGAGTTGGTTGAATTCAGGTGCGCCACGGCTTTTACACTTGCCAAGAAGTCGAATGGTGCTCTTGTTCATAGTAGTAATAATAGGCATGGCATGGTGGTGATCGTGAAGGTCTTAAAGAAGCTCTTCTTCAACAACAACTCTCATGGAAAATCCACAAGGAGAGTACTCTGA
- the LOC130951702 gene encoding dihydrolipoyllysine-residue acetyltransferase component 5 of pyruvate dehydrogenase complex, chloroplastic, protein MAHLLHTPFIPSSSSSAALRRSSASSGTRRPPVSPGVVRAKIREIFMPALSSTMTEGKIVSWVKSEGDKLSKGESVVVVESDKADMDVETFYDGYLAAIMVDEGGVAAVGAPIALLAENEDEIEQAKSKAQSPSSASSSASSSPAPAAAPAVEAQSDKAPVKAAAAAAPAVASTHPASEGGKRVVASPYAKKLAKELKVELGRIVGTGPLGRIVAKDVEAFAASGAAAAAAPAAAAAPAAAKSGSGVELGSVVPFTTMQSAVSRNMVESLGVPTFRVGYTITTDALDALYKKIKSKGVTMTALLAKATALALVKHPVVNSSCRDGNSFTYNSSINIAIAVATEGGLITPVLQDADKVDVYTLSRKWKELVDKARAKQLQPHEYSTGTFTLSNLGMFGVDRFDAILPPGTGAIMAVGSSQPTVVATKDGRIGMKNQMQVNVTADHRVIYGADLAQFLQTLSQIIEDPKDLTF, encoded by the exons ATGGCTCACCTTCTCCACACTCCTTtcattccttcttcttcctcctccgcCGCCCTCCGCCGCAGCTCGGCCTCCTCGGGCACTCGTAGGCCTCCAGTGTCTCCCGGCGTGGTCCGCGCCAAGATCCGGGAGATCTTCATGCCGGCACTGAGCTCAACCATGACGGAGGGAAAGATCGTGTCCTGGGTGAAATCCGAGGGCGACAAGCTCTCCAAGGGTGAGAGCGTCGTCGTCGTGGAGTCCGACAAGGCTGACATGGACGTAGAGACCTTCTACGATGGTTACCTCGCCGCCATCATGGTTGACGAGGGTGGTGTCGCCGCCGTCGGAGCTCCCATCGCCCTCCTCGCCGAAAACGAGGACGAGATCGAACAAGCAAAGTCCAAAGCACAGTCACCTTCATCGGCTTCTTCTTCTGCTTCGTCTTCTCCTGCACCTGCAGCTGCGCCAGCAGTGGAGGCTCAATCTGATAAGGCTCCCGTTAaggctgctgctgctgctgctccGGCGGTGGCATCCACGCATCCGGCGTCGGAGGGAGGGAAGAGAGTGGTGGCGTCTCCGTATGCGAAGAAGCTGGCGAAGGAGCTGAAGGTGGAGCTTGGGAGGATTGTGGGGACTGGACCTTTGGGCAGGATTGTAGCTAAGGATGTTGAGGCTTTTGCAGCTTCTGGTGCTGCTGCTGCTGCGGCTCCTGCTGCGGCCGCGGCACCGGCGGCTGCGAAGAGTGGTAGTGGGGTTGAATTGGGGAGTGTGGTGCCTTTTACGACAATGCAGAGTGCTGTGAGTAGGAACATGGTGGAGAGTTTGGGTGTTCCTACTTTTAGAGTTGGGTATACTATCACCACTGATGCACTCGATGCTCTCTACAAGAAG atcaaGTCAAAGGGAGTTACTATGACAGCATTGCTTGCCAAGGCTACAGCACTTGCTCTGGTTAAACACCCTGTTGTTAACTCTAGTTGTAGAGATGGTAATAGCTTTACGTATAATAGCAGCATCAACATCGCAATTGCTGTTGCTACTGAAGGCGGACTGATTACTCCAGTGCTTCAGGATGCTGATAAG GTTGACGTCTATACATTGTCAAGAAAGTGGAAGGAGTTGGTTGATAAGGCCCGGGCCAAGCAGCTCCAACCTCATGAGTACAGCACAG GTACCTTCACTCTGTCCAACCTTGGAATGTTTGGTGTTGATCGCTTTGATGCCATTCTTCCACCTGGAACT GGAGCCATAATGGCTGTTGGATCATCACAGCCAACTGTTGTGGCTACCAAGGATGGTCGCATTGGCATGAAGAACCAAATGCAG GTCAATGTTACAGCAGATCATCGCGTGATATATGGTGCTGATCTGGCTCAATTCTTGCAAACCCTGTCACAAATTATTGAGGACCCTAAGGATCTTACTTTCTAG
- the LOC130947812 gene encoding tetratricopeptide repeat domain-containing protein PYG7, chloroplastic isoform X1 has product MVGSSFGHFLLLSYTPPSSLSTLFPTKTLTLSSSPFRCKCFFKNMKASGIRQVGLTTLHGHRVDTMKSSIVLKMFQREMTIESHNTLVTKQSEMNDFTTEDLEDGGLLSKLVYTFLFGQTLSVVSPGLSYASDSMKMNQIYEVGELFDLSIQLLYLVSLLGLLGVGTYFVIRQVLVRRELDLSAKELQEQVRSGDASATELFELGAVMLRRKFYPAATKFLLQAIEKWDGDKQDLAQVYNALGVSYVRDGKVDKGIAQFEMAVKLQPGYVTAWNNLGDAFENKKEYKAALKAFEEVLLFDPNNKIARPRRDALKDRVEMYKGVPVKSKEK; this is encoded by the exons atggttgGTTCAAGTTTCGGTCACTTCCTTCTTCTCTCTTACACTCCTCCTTCGTCTCTCTCCACTCTCTTTCCCACTAAAACCTTAACCCTCAGCTCAAGCCCCTTCCGCTGCAAATGCTTCTTCAA AAACATGAAAGCCTCGGGGATTCGGCAGGTAGGATTGACTACTCTGCATGGACACAGGGTTGATACAATGAAGAGCAGCATTGTCCTTAAG ATGTTTCAAAGAGAAATGACAATCGAATCCCATAATACCCTTGTCACAAAGCAATCTGAGA TGAATGACTTTACAACAGAGGATCTTGAAGATGGGGGATTGTTATCTAAATTGGTTTATACATTCTTGTTTGGGCAGACTTTATCAGTGGTTTCTCCTGGTCTTTCATATGCAAGTGACTCAATGAAGATGAATCAGATATATGAAGTTGGAGAATTATTTGATTTAAGCATCCAACTATTATACttggtatcattattgggttTGCTAGGGGTTGGGACTTACTTTGTGATTCGCCAAGTTCTTGTTCGCAGAGAACTTGACCTTTCTGCCAAAGAGTTGCAG GAGCAAGTACGAAGTGGTGATGCCAGTGCAACTGAGCTTTTTGAACTTGGTGCAGTGATGCTGCGGAGGAAGTTTTATCCAGCTGCCACCAAGTTTCTGCTTCAAGCAATTGAGAAATGGGATGGGGATAAGCAAGATCTTGCGCAG GTGTACAATGCTCTTGGTGTCAGCTATGTCCGTGATGGGAAGGTTGACAAAGGAATTGCTCAGTTTGAGATGGCTGTAAAGCTTCAACCAGGCTATGTCACAGCATGGAACAATCTTGGGGATGCCTTTGAGAACAAAAAAGAATACAAGGCTGCTCTTAAGGCATTTGAAGAAGTCCTGCTATTTGATCCTAACAACAAGATTGCTCGGCCCAGAAGAGATGCTTTGAAGGACCGTGTTGAAATGTACAAAGGGGTTCCTGTCAAgtccaaagaaaaataa
- the LOC130947812 gene encoding tetratricopeptide repeat domain-containing protein PYG7, chloroplastic isoform X2: MFQREMTIESHNTLVTKQSEMNDFTTEDLEDGGLLSKLVYTFLFGQTLSVVSPGLSYASDSMKMNQIYEVGELFDLSIQLLYLVSLLGLLGVGTYFVIRQVLVRRELDLSAKELQEQVRSGDASATELFELGAVMLRRKFYPAATKFLLQAIEKWDGDKQDLAQVYNALGVSYVRDGKVDKGIAQFEMAVKLQPGYVTAWNNLGDAFENKKEYKAALKAFEEVLLFDPNNKIARPRRDALKDRVEMYKGVPVKSKEK; encoded by the exons ATGTTTCAAAGAGAAATGACAATCGAATCCCATAATACCCTTGTCACAAAGCAATCTGAGA TGAATGACTTTACAACAGAGGATCTTGAAGATGGGGGATTGTTATCTAAATTGGTTTATACATTCTTGTTTGGGCAGACTTTATCAGTGGTTTCTCCTGGTCTTTCATATGCAAGTGACTCAATGAAGATGAATCAGATATATGAAGTTGGAGAATTATTTGATTTAAGCATCCAACTATTATACttggtatcattattgggttTGCTAGGGGTTGGGACTTACTTTGTGATTCGCCAAGTTCTTGTTCGCAGAGAACTTGACCTTTCTGCCAAAGAGTTGCAG GAGCAAGTACGAAGTGGTGATGCCAGTGCAACTGAGCTTTTTGAACTTGGTGCAGTGATGCTGCGGAGGAAGTTTTATCCAGCTGCCACCAAGTTTCTGCTTCAAGCAATTGAGAAATGGGATGGGGATAAGCAAGATCTTGCGCAG GTGTACAATGCTCTTGGTGTCAGCTATGTCCGTGATGGGAAGGTTGACAAAGGAATTGCTCAGTTTGAGATGGCTGTAAAGCTTCAACCAGGCTATGTCACAGCATGGAACAATCTTGGGGATGCCTTTGAGAACAAAAAAGAATACAAGGCTGCTCTTAAGGCATTTGAAGAAGTCCTGCTATTTGATCCTAACAACAAGATTGCTCGGCCCAGAAGAGATGCTTTGAAGGACCGTGTTGAAATGTACAAAGGGGTTCCTGTCAAgtccaaagaaaaataa